A genomic segment from Oncorhynchus clarkii lewisi isolate Uvic-CL-2024 unplaced genomic scaffold, UVic_Ocla_1.0 unplaced_contig_8566_pilon_pilon, whole genome shotgun sequence encodes:
- the LOC139394371 gene encoding zinc fingers and homeoboxes protein 2-like, which yields MASRRKTTTPCRADAVFRGDDMMGQEDPGEMEMEVEVSAKDKSTVVNGSTEMLPGEDWSSGTEPSGSRQESPAPEKPNAVDSRPQRKQQGGYECKYCPFSTQNLNEFKEHVDSNHPNVILNPLYLCAVCNFNTKKFDTLTEHNERCHPGESNFKFKRIKLNNQTILEQSIEGASNAVVCDSTNGIQTGEDFATFPLSKSTTVKISKPKTDNKRLFTESQPDRLDHELPRKQIAAVNVTGTVIIPEATLKDGVSHIMPSLQRPPNYNLVPKIAVPLNTSKYNPSLDSNLTLITSFTKFPYPTQAELSWLTVASKHPEEQIKVWFTLQRLKQGISWSPEEVEEARKKMFNGTIQSVPQTTFTVLSGAQMAQSTKGQQSLVQSVPFNLLGQTSYVLTPVANGSAVSCSPITLTMANQVVQSVKRPLVAPVVAASEIKRPSIIQTIQAPRLVASPKPSFTSDANKTPDQIAVLKASYTQCQFPEEEEVYRLIESTGLSRGEIKKWFSEQRLLNHKVAPQVIKIEPQALKDSQPKKAVPTQFPLLERLKGKSSEQLKMLEESFQRTSSPTEIDVDNLVVDTRLSKTEIDCWFSERRALRDNLEQALANSMCPKSLEEQRGILNSVYEQDSKVRCSPLPIVTTSTSPEPIDRKSLGLLKEVFTQTQWPSPEEYSQLEGQTGLSRTEIVRWFKENRSALKNGTLDWMEPFQKVNGKAGQNGQSSSGITERPPSSILQQHFTEAKTTLLSAEDAEKLPLQSKLINQDIVQWFTSKLGQSMTDISRGRDQHGQANVDRSRWVKVTMAVGDETKGALENQKIGSEAEVLMGDQPGRVTG from the coding sequence ATGGCCAGCCGGAGGAAGACCACGACCCCTTGTAGAGCTGATGCTGTTTTTCGAGGTGATGACATGATGGGGCAAGAGGATCCAggtgagatggagatggaggtggaggTATCGGCGAAGGACAAAAGCACAGTGGTGAATGGATCCACAGAGATGCTTCCTGGAGAGGACTGGAGCTCCGGGACAGAGCCTAGTGGTTCACGTCAGGAGTCGCCGGCCCCTGAGAAACCTAATGCGGTGGATTCAAGGCCTCAGAGGAAGCAGCAGGGAGGCTATGAATGCAAGTACTGTCCGTTCTCTACGCAGAACCTGAATGAGTTCAAGGAACACGTGGACTCCAATCACCCCAATGTCATTCTCAACCCGCTCTACCTGTGTGCTGTGTGCAACTTCAACACAAAGAAGTTTGACACCTTGACGGAGCACAACGAGAGGTGTCATCCAGGGGAGAGCAACTTCAAGTTCAAGAGAATCAAGCTGAACAATCAGACCATCCTAGAGCAGTCGATAGAAGGAGCGAGCAACGCTGTGGTCTGTGATTCAACCAACGGCATTCAGACGGGAGAAGACTTTGCCACTTTCCCCCTGAGCAAATCCACCACGGTGAAGATTAGTAAGCCAAAAACAGACAACAAACGGTTATTCACAGAAAGTCAACCGGACAGACTCGACCACGAGCTCCCCAGAAAGCAGATCGCCGCCGTGAACGTGACCGGGACCGTGATCATCCCAGAAGCGACCCTAAAAGATGGCGTCTCTCATATCATGCCTTCTCTTCAGCGTCCGCCTAACTACAACTTAGTACCAAAAATCGCTGTCCCTTTGAACACCTCCAAGTACAACCCTTCACTGGACAGTAACCTGACACTCATCACATCCTTCACCAAGTTCCCGTACCCGACCCAGGCGGAGCTGTCCTGGCTTACCGTTGCCTCCAAGCACCCCGAGGAACAGATCAAGGTGTGGTTCACCCTCCAGAGACTGAAGCAAGGCATCAGCTGGTCCCCTGAAGAGGTGGAAGAAGCTCGGAAGAAGATGTTCAACGGCACCATCCAGTCGGTCCCACAGACCACCTTCACCGTGCTGAGCGGCGCCCAGATGGCTCAGTCCACCAAAGGACAACAGTCCCTAGTTCAATCCGTCCCCTTCAACCTCCTGGGACAGACCAGTTATGTGTTGACGCCGGTTGCGAACGGCTCAGCTGTCAGTTGTTCTCCCATCACACTAACCATGGCAAACCAGGTCGTGCAGTCAGTCAAGCGACCCTTGGTAGCTCCAGTAGTGGCCGCTTCAGAGATCAAACGTCCCTCCATAATCCAGACCATTCAGGCACCTAGACTGGTGGCTTCGCCTAAACCCAGCTTCACTTCAGACGCCAATAAAACCCCAGACCAGATTGCTGTACTGAAAGCGAGTTACACCCAGTGCCAGTTCCCTGAAGAAGAGGAAGTGTACCGCCTCATTGAGTCCACCGGCCTCTCTAGAGGAGAAATCAAGAAGTGGTTCAGTGAGCAACGACTCCTCAATCACAAGGTGGCGCCACAGGTGATCAAGATTGAGCCCCAGGCATTGAAAGACAGTCAGCCCAAAAAGGCTGTCCCCACCCAGTTTCCTCTCCTTGAGAGGCTCAAAGGCAAATCCTCTGAGCAGCTCAAGATGCTAGAGGAGAGTTTTCAGAGGACCAGCTCCCCCACTGAAATTGACGTTGACAACCTTGTTGTGGACACAAGGCTCTCCAAGACTGAGATTGACTGCTGGTTCTCGGAGCGCAGAGCACTGCGGGACAACTTGGAGCAAGCCCTGGCAAACTCCATGTGTCCGAAGAGCCTCGAGGAGCAACGAGGGATACTGAATAGTGTTTACGAACAGGACAGCAAAGTCCGGTGCTCACCTCTTCCCATCGTCACCACTTCCACCAGTCCTGAGCCCATCGACAGGAAATCCCTAGGGCTTCTCAAAGAGGTGTTCACCCAGACCCAATGGCCGTCGCCAGAGGAGTACAGCCAgctggagggacagacaggtttGTCTCGCACAGAGATTGTCCGCTGGTTCAAGGAAAACCGATCCGCCCTGAAGAACGGAACCTTGGACTGGATGGAACCGTTCCAGAAAGTCAACGGCAAAGCAGGACAGAACGGTCAGAGCTCGTCAGGCATCACCGAACGACCCCCAAGCAGCATTCTCCAGCAGCACTTCACAGAAGCCAAGACCACGCTGCTTTCAGCAGAGGACGCAGAGAAGCTTCCTTTGCAGTCGAAACTCATCAACCAGGACATAGTCCAGTGGTTTACCAGTAAGCTGGGCCAGAGTATGACAGACATCAGCAGGGGCAGGGACCAACATGGACAGGCCAACGTGGACAGAAGCAGATGGGTGAAGGTGACCATGGCTGTAGGGGACGAGACTAAAGGTGCTTTGGAGAACCAGAAGATCGGCTCGGAAGCAGAGGTGCTGATGGGAGACCAACCTGGTCGGGTGACTGGATGA